A region from the Variovorax paradoxus genome encodes:
- a CDS encoding TetR/AcrR family transcriptional regulator: MPRGRSATYDDQREFILAQAAQLFARRGYPATSMNQVAEACNLSKATLYHYYKDKSSLLISIAETHVSRLAALVVEEEASAHTDEERLRRFIYRIVEEYAGAQDAHRVLTDDVRFLEEEDRERVLNQEREVVAGFARAVSALRPGAPSDDLAKPLTMLLFGMINWMFTWMKPGGRLDHASIAPIVADLFLGGIGAVKSPPAIRRPGGRSVKESG; this comes from the coding sequence ATGCCGCGTGGAAGATCCGCCACCTACGACGACCAGCGCGAGTTCATCCTGGCGCAGGCCGCCCAGCTGTTCGCGCGCCGCGGCTATCCCGCCACATCCATGAACCAGGTGGCCGAGGCCTGCAATCTCTCCAAGGCCACGCTCTACCACTACTACAAGGACAAGAGCAGCCTCCTGATCAGCATCGCCGAGACGCACGTCTCCCGCCTGGCCGCGCTGGTGGTCGAGGAAGAAGCCTCGGCGCATACCGACGAGGAGCGGCTGCGCCGCTTCATCTACCGCATCGTCGAGGAATACGCCGGCGCACAGGACGCCCACCGCGTGCTGACCGACGACGTGCGCTTTCTGGAAGAAGAAGACCGCGAGCGCGTGCTGAACCAGGAGCGCGAAGTGGTGGCGGGGTTTGCGCGCGCGGTGTCCGCCTTGCGGCCCGGTGCGCCGAGCGACGACCTGGCCAAGCCGCTGACCATGCTGCTGTTCGGCATGATCAACTGGATGTTCACCTGGATGAAGCCCGGCGGCCGGCTCGACCATGCATCGATTGCGCCGATCGTGGCCGACCTGTTCCTGGGCGGTATCGGCGCGGTGAAGTCGCCGCCGGCCATCCGGCGGCCCGGTGGCCGCTCCGTCAAAGAATCCGGTTGA
- a CDS encoding enoyl-CoA hydratase-related protein, with translation MPEPLVLTSDAGAVRTLSLNRPAALNSFTTELHGELMAALDLAAGDPGVRCVVLTGAGRAFCAGQDLADSSVAPDPAPGAAPKDLGHVISAYYAPLVARLRSMPVPVVAAVNGVAAGAGANIALCCDLVVAARSASFIQAFTKIGLVPDTGGTWLLPRLVGSARALGMAMLGDKLPAEEAARIGLIWQCVDDAALANTVAALASKLAGMPTRALVATRQAMAAAQGMDLDAALAEEARIQREMGNAGDYREGVEAFRSKRAPVFKDR, from the coding sequence ATGCCAGAACCTTTAGTTCTCACCAGCGATGCCGGCGCCGTCCGCACGCTGAGCCTCAACCGCCCCGCGGCGCTCAACAGTTTCACGACCGAACTGCACGGCGAACTGATGGCGGCGCTGGACCTTGCGGCCGGCGATCCGGGAGTGCGCTGCGTGGTGCTCACGGGTGCAGGCCGCGCCTTCTGCGCCGGGCAGGACCTGGCCGATTCTTCGGTCGCGCCCGACCCCGCGCCGGGCGCCGCGCCCAAGGACCTGGGCCATGTCATCTCCGCTTACTACGCCCCGCTCGTCGCGCGGCTGCGCTCGATGCCGGTGCCCGTGGTCGCCGCCGTCAATGGCGTGGCCGCCGGAGCGGGCGCCAACATCGCGCTGTGCTGCGACCTCGTCGTGGCTGCGCGTTCGGCCAGCTTCATCCAGGCCTTCACCAAGATCGGCCTGGTGCCCGACACCGGTGGCACATGGCTGCTGCCGCGGCTCGTCGGTTCTGCGCGCGCGCTGGGCATGGCGATGCTGGGCGACAAGCTGCCGGCCGAGGAAGCCGCGCGCATCGGCCTGATCTGGCAGTGCGTGGACGACGCGGCACTGGCCAACACAGTCGCCGCGCTCGCATCCAAGCTGGCCGGCATGCCGACCCGCGCCCTCGTCGCCACCCGCCAGGCCATGGCCGCGGCGCAGGGCATGGACCTCGACGCGGCGCTGGCCGAAGAGGCCCGCATCCAGCGCGAGATGGGCAATGCCGGTGATTACCGCGAAGGTGTCGAAGCCTTTCGTTCCAAGCGTGCGCCGGTGTTCAAGGACCGCTGA
- a CDS encoding DUF58 domain-containing protein, whose translation MKSWWRKAPAAANDERLIAEAGGAERALRRLEWTVIRRLDGLLQGDYRTLMRGTGLDLADLREYQHHDDVRHIDWNVTARLQTPHVRVFTEDREMSAWFVLDLSRSVDFGSGLKAKREISAGFVGVLARLLTRHGNRVGALVYGTDLEAVIPPRSGRRHVLHLLHAMERRADKAEAAPTQKGMTRLADLLKSAATLMPRRSTVFVVSDFLSEPGWERPLGQLVQRHEVIAVRLFDPLELELPDLGLVPLRDAETGEQLWVDTHDGGFRKRFARLAAEREAALRASLAKAGVDALELSTSDDLVEAIVRFADLRKRRMRIGSGSMKAVAA comes from the coding sequence ATGAAAAGCTGGTGGCGTAAGGCCCCTGCGGCCGCGAACGACGAACGGCTCATCGCTGAAGCCGGAGGCGCGGAACGCGCGCTGCGCCGTCTCGAATGGACGGTCATCCGCCGCCTCGATGGCCTGCTGCAGGGCGACTACCGCACGCTGATGCGCGGCACCGGCCTCGACCTGGCCGACCTGCGCGAATACCAGCACCACGACGACGTGCGCCACATCGACTGGAACGTCACCGCGCGCCTGCAGACACCGCACGTGCGCGTCTTCACCGAAGACCGCGAGATGTCGGCCTGGTTCGTGCTCGACCTGAGCCGCTCGGTCGATTTCGGCTCCGGCCTCAAAGCCAAGCGCGAAATCTCTGCCGGCTTCGTCGGCGTGCTCGCGCGCCTGCTCACGCGCCACGGCAACCGGGTGGGCGCGCTGGTCTATGGCACCGATCTCGAAGCGGTGATTCCGCCGCGCAGCGGCCGCCGGCACGTGCTGCACCTGCTGCATGCGATGGAGCGGCGGGCCGACAAGGCCGAGGCCGCGCCCACGCAAAAAGGCATGACGCGCCTGGCCGATCTGCTGAAATCGGCCGCCACGCTGATGCCGCGCCGCTCCACCGTGTTCGTGGTGTCCGACTTCCTGAGCGAACCAGGCTGGGAACGCCCGCTCGGCCAGCTGGTGCAGCGGCATGAAGTCATTGCCGTGCGCCTGTTCGATCCGCTCGAACTCGAGCTGCCCGACCTCGGCTTGGTGCCGCTGCGCGATGCCGAAACCGGCGAGCAGCTCTGGGTCGATACGCATGATGGCGGCTTTCGCAAGCGCTTCGCGCGCCTGGCGGCCGAGCGCGAGGCCGCGCTGCGCGCCTCGCTCGCTAAAGCGGGTGTCGACGCACTGGAGCTTTCGACCAGCGACGACCTGGTGGAAGCCATCGTTCGTTTCGCCGACCTGCGCAAGCGCCGCATGCGCATCGGCTCGGGCAGCATGAAGGCGGTGGCAGCATGA
- a CDS encoding AAA family ATPase, whose amino-acid sequence MSTENPFSTSAATAELMEQILYEVKRVVVGQDRFLERVMVAMLAGGHLLVEGVPGLAKTLTIKTLADTVRGQFKRIQFTPDLVPADLVGTRIYNQKTGEFSTSLGPVFANLLLADEINRAPAKVQSALLEVMQERQVTIAGETHKVPRPFLVMATQNPIETEGTYPLPEAQVDRFMMKVLVDYPSDEEEFVIVQRVIGSLVEVNPVATTDQLATLQAEARRVYVDPSLIQYAVKLVSATRTPEKHGLKDMRRFITFGASPRASISLTEGARALALLRGRSYALPEDMTALVPDVLRHRVTLSYEGLSEGLTPDSLIEKIMKAVPAPPKPLEHEKLVA is encoded by the coding sequence ATGAGCACTGAGAACCCCTTTTCCACCTCTGCCGCCACGGCCGAACTGATGGAGCAGATCCTCTACGAAGTCAAGCGCGTGGTGGTGGGCCAGGACCGCTTCCTGGAGCGGGTGATGGTGGCCATGCTCGCGGGCGGGCACCTGCTGGTCGAAGGCGTGCCGGGGCTCGCGAAGACGCTCACCATCAAGACGCTGGCCGACACCGTGCGCGGCCAGTTCAAGCGCATCCAGTTCACGCCCGACCTGGTGCCGGCCGACCTGGTGGGCACGCGCATCTACAACCAGAAGACCGGCGAGTTCAGCACCTCGCTCGGCCCGGTGTTCGCCAACCTGCTGCTGGCCGACGAAATCAACCGTGCGCCCGCCAAGGTGCAGAGCGCGCTGCTCGAAGTGATGCAGGAACGTCAGGTCACCATTGCCGGCGAAACGCACAAGGTGCCGCGCCCCTTCCTGGTCATGGCCACGCAGAACCCGATCGAGACCGAAGGCACCTATCCGCTGCCGGAGGCGCAGGTCGACCGCTTCATGATGAAGGTGCTGGTCGACTATCCGAGCGACGAGGAAGAGTTCGTCATCGTCCAGCGCGTGATCGGCTCGCTCGTCGAGGTCAATCCGGTGGCCACCACCGACCAGCTCGCCACCCTGCAGGCCGAGGCGCGGCGCGTGTACGTCGATCCTTCGCTCATCCAGTACGCGGTCAAGCTGGTGTCGGCCACGCGCACGCCCGAGAAGCACGGCCTGAAGGACATGCGCCGCTTCATCACTTTCGGCGCGAGCCCGCGCGCGAGCATCAGCCTGACCGAAGGCGCACGCGCGCTGGCGCTGCTGCGTGGCCGCAGCTATGCGCTGCCCGAGGACATGACCGCGCTGGTGCCCGACGTACTGCGCCATCGCGTGACGCTTTCCTACGAAGGCTTGTCCGAAGGCCTCACACCCGACAGCCTGATCGAGAAGATCATGAAGGCCGTTCCCGCTCCTCCCAAACCGCTCGAACATGAAAAGCTGGTGGCGTAA
- a CDS encoding VWA domain-containing protein, with amino-acid sequence MTFLWPQFLWLLAALPLLVLLYIWLIRRKKKLAVRYASLSIVREAMGAGQSVRRHVPPFLFLLAMAAMLVAAARPMAVVMLPSNQQTIILAMDVSGSMRAADVLPNRLVAAQEAAKSFIKDLPRHVKVGIVAFAGSAQVAQLPTTNHDDLVTAIDSFQLQRATATGNAIVVSLATLFPEAGIDVSQFSAPSRQRGTPIDQTEKQAKEFTPVAPGSYTSAAIIMLTDGQRTTGVDPLDAAKAAADRGVRIYTVGVGTVDGETIGFEGWSMRVRLDEETLKAVANKTQAEYFYAGTAADLKKVYETLSSRLTVEKKETEISALFALGAAILTLLSAGLSLLWFNRIL; translated from the coding sequence ATGACTTTTCTCTGGCCTCAATTCCTCTGGCTGCTGGCGGCGCTGCCGCTGCTGGTGCTGCTCTACATCTGGCTGATCCGCCGCAAGAAGAAGCTCGCGGTGCGTTATGCGAGCCTGTCGATCGTGCGCGAGGCCATGGGCGCCGGCCAGAGCGTGCGCCGGCATGTTCCGCCCTTCCTGTTCCTGCTGGCCATGGCCGCAATGCTGGTGGCGGCCGCGCGGCCGATGGCCGTGGTGATGCTGCCGTCGAACCAGCAGACCATCATCCTTGCCATGGACGTGTCTGGCAGCATGCGCGCGGCCGACGTGCTGCCCAACCGGCTGGTTGCGGCGCAGGAAGCAGCCAAGAGCTTCATCAAGGACCTGCCGCGCCACGTCAAGGTGGGCATCGTCGCCTTTGCGGGCAGCGCGCAGGTGGCGCAGCTGCCCACCACCAACCACGACGACCTGGTGACCGCGATCGACAGCTTTCAGCTGCAGCGCGCCACGGCCACGGGCAATGCGATCGTGGTGTCGCTCGCCACGCTGTTCCCCGAGGCGGGCATCGACGTCTCGCAGTTCAGCGCCCCCAGCCGCCAGCGCGGCACGCCCATCGACCAGACGGAGAAGCAGGCCAAGGAGTTCACGCCGGTGGCGCCGGGCTCCTACACCTCGGCCGCGATCATCATGCTGACCGACGGGCAGCGCACCACCGGCGTCGATCCGCTCGATGCCGCCAAGGCCGCGGCCGACCGCGGCGTGCGCATCTACACGGTGGGCGTGGGCACGGTCGATGGCGAAACCATCGGCTTCGAAGGCTGGTCGATGCGCGTGCGGCTCGACGAGGAAACGCTCAAGGCCGTGGCCAACAAGACGCAGGCCGAATACTTCTACGCAGGCACCGCCGCCGACCTGAAGAAGGTCTACGAAACGCTGAGCTCGCGGCTCACGGTCGAGAAGAAGGAAACCGAGATCTCCGCGCTCTTCGCGCTGGGCGCGGCCATTCTCACGCTGCTGTCGGCGGGGCTGTCGCTGCTCTGGTTCAACCGGATTCTTTGA
- a CDS encoding GspE/PulE family protein — MSAVPAVSAPAALAARHEGPLDLRRLIEWLAADGMISPVEAKRTIARCAQAESRQAPLVRLANVAMTRESDGKPLDLEMLTQWLAGRAGLAYLRIDPLKVDVGKVADTMSAAYAERHKVLPVQVLPNEVVVATAEPFLTDWIAEVERQSRRTVRRVVANPTDIQRYTAEFFALAKSVRAAQKAGGNTGGASFEQLVELGKSTKQLDANDQSVVQVVDWLWQYAFDQRASDIHLEPRREQGVIRFRIDGILHPAYQMPMGVMNAMVSRIKLLGRMDVVEKRRPLDGRIKTRNMRGDEVEMRLSTLPTAFGEKMVMRIFDPDTAVKDLDALGFAQHDAQRWEQLVTRPNGIILVTGPTGSGKTTTLYSTLKRVATEEVNVSTVEDPIEMIEPSFNQTQVQPQLDFGFTEGLRALMRQDPDIIMVGEIRDLATAEMAVQAALTGHLVFSTLHTNDAPSAITRLMELGVPSYLINAVMLGVLAQRLVRTLCPNCKQPDDTVTREKLETIVKPWQITGSVRAYKPVGCVDCRMTGYMGRMGLYELLSISEDFKAQVTKEPNLAGLRRQAVIDGMRPLRLAGALRVAEGVTTIEEVLSATPPLE, encoded by the coding sequence ATGAGCGCTGTTCCCGCCGTTTCCGCCCCCGCCGCCCTGGCTGCCCGCCACGAAGGCCCGCTCGACCTGCGCCGCCTGATCGAATGGCTTGCCGCCGACGGCATGATTTCGCCGGTGGAAGCCAAGCGCACCATCGCGCGCTGCGCCCAGGCCGAGAGCCGCCAGGCGCCGCTGGTGCGGCTGGCCAACGTGGCCATGACGCGCGAAAGCGACGGCAAGCCGCTCGATCTCGAAATGCTCACGCAGTGGCTCGCAGGCCGCGCGGGGCTTGCCTACCTGCGCATCGATCCGCTCAAGGTCGACGTGGGCAAGGTGGCCGACACCATGAGCGCGGCCTATGCCGAGCGCCACAAGGTGCTGCCGGTGCAGGTGCTGCCCAATGAAGTGGTGGTGGCCACGGCCGAGCCCTTCCTGACCGACTGGATCGCCGAGGTGGAGCGCCAGTCGCGCCGCACGGTGCGCCGCGTGGTGGCCAACCCCACGGACATCCAGCGCTACACGGCCGAGTTCTTCGCGCTCGCCAAGTCGGTGCGCGCCGCCCAGAAGGCCGGCGGCAACACCGGCGGCGCGAGCTTCGAGCAGCTGGTGGAGCTGGGCAAGAGCACCAAGCAGCTCGACGCCAACGACCAGAGCGTGGTGCAGGTGGTCGACTGGCTCTGGCAATACGCCTTCGACCAGCGCGCGAGCGACATCCACCTGGAGCCGCGCCGCGAGCAGGGCGTGATCCGCTTTCGCATCGACGGCATCCTGCACCCGGCCTACCAGATGCCCATGGGCGTGATGAACGCGATGGTCTCGCGCATCAAGCTGCTGGGCCGCATGGACGTGGTCGAGAAGCGCCGTCCGCTCGACGGCCGCATCAAGACCCGCAACATGCGCGGCGACGAAGTCGAAATGCGACTGTCCACCTTGCCGACCGCCTTCGGCGAGAAGATGGTGATGCGCATCTTCGACCCCGACACGGCGGTGAAAGACCTCGACGCCCTCGGCTTCGCGCAGCACGATGCGCAGCGCTGGGAACAGCTCGTCACGCGGCCCAACGGCATCATCCTGGTGACCGGGCCCACGGGCTCGGGCAAGACCACCACGCTGTACTCCACGCTCAAGCGCGTGGCCACCGAGGAGGTCAACGTGAGCACGGTGGAAGACCCGATCGAAATGATCGAGCCTTCGTTCAACCAGACGCAAGTGCAGCCGCAGCTCGACTTCGGCTTTACCGAAGGCCTGCGCGCGCTGATGCGGCAGGACCCCGACATCATCATGGTCGGTGAAATCCGCGACCTGGCCACCGCCGAGATGGCGGTGCAGGCCGCGCTCACCGGCCACCTGGTGTTCAGCACGCTGCACACCAACGACGCGCCGAGCGCCATCACGCGGCTGATGGAGCTGGGCGTGCCTTCCTACCTCATCAACGCCGTGATGCTCGGCGTGCTGGCCCAGCGGCTGGTGCGCACGCTGTGCCCCAACTGCAAGCAGCCCGACGACACGGTCACGCGCGAGAAGCTCGAAACCATCGTCAAGCCATGGCAGATCACCGGTTCGGTGCGCGCCTACAAGCCCGTGGGCTGCGTCGATTGCCGCATGACCGGCTACATGGGCCGCATGGGCCTGTACGAGCTGCTGAGCATCAGCGAAGACTTCAAGGCCCAGGTCACCAAGGAGCCGAACCTCGCCGGGCTCAGGCGGCAGGCCGTGATCGACGGCATGCGCCCGCTGCGCCTGGCGGGGGCGCTGCGCGTGGCCGAAGGCGTCACCACCATCGAGGAAGTGCTGAGCGCGACACCGCCGCTGGAGTAA
- a CDS encoding S1C family serine protease, with protein MRRPAFYSRSPRTLPQAADPAADQAAVPSSEGGGRGAPPVPPDSLSHAKAGWQPGRRSFAFLLVLCAALVAGGATWWPRQGKALTQKDIDSAVLRTLQTQTLPSPAAKAAEIVRPSVVRVVGYGPEKATPEAKTQKRGRNMAKGKPPEAPSDEGPPGQVERGVGTGVVIVDKGVILTNLHVVAGAETIKVTFSDGLEAVATITGVQPENDLAVLQAQKIPDDLIPAVMRSTADLQPGDQVAAVGFPFGIGPSVSAGVVSGLKRSFRSPEGKQELGNLIQFDAAANPGNSGGPLINMDGEVLGIVTAILNPTQQRTFIGIGFAVPIENAASAAGSPPF; from the coding sequence ATGCGCAGGCCCGCTTTCTACAGCCGTTCGCCCCGCACGCTGCCTCAAGCGGCCGATCCCGCGGCCGACCAGGCTGCCGTGCCATCGTCCGAGGGCGGAGGCCGTGGCGCGCCGCCGGTTCCACCCGATTCGCTCTCCCATGCCAAGGCCGGCTGGCAGCCGGGCCGGCGCAGCTTCGCGTTTCTTCTGGTGCTGTGCGCCGCGCTGGTTGCGGGCGGCGCCACATGGTGGCCTCGCCAAGGCAAGGCGTTGACGCAAAAAGACATCGATTCGGCCGTGCTGCGCACGCTGCAGACCCAAACGCTGCCCTCGCCCGCTGCCAAGGCCGCCGAGATCGTGCGGCCCTCGGTGGTGCGCGTGGTCGGCTACGGCCCCGAGAAAGCCACACCCGAGGCCAAGACTCAGAAGCGCGGCCGCAACATGGCCAAGGGCAAGCCGCCCGAAGCCCCCAGCGACGAAGGGCCGCCAGGCCAGGTCGAACGCGGCGTGGGCACCGGCGTGGTCATCGTCGACAAGGGCGTGATCCTCACCAACCTGCATGTCGTGGCCGGCGCCGAGACGATCAAGGTCACCTTCTCCGACGGCCTGGAGGCCGTGGCCACCATCACCGGCGTGCAGCCCGAGAACGACCTTGCGGTGCTGCAGGCCCAGAAGATCCCCGACGACCTGATTCCCGCCGTCATGCGCTCGACCGCCGACCTGCAGCCCGGCGACCAGGTGGCCGCGGTGGGTTTTCCGTTCGGCATCGGCCCTTCGGTTTCGGCCGGCGTGGTGTCGGGCCTGAAGCGCTCGTTCCGATCGCCGGAGGGCAAGCAGGAACTGGGCAACCTGATCCAGTTCGACGCCGCCGCCAATCCCGGCAACTCGGGCGGCCCGCTGATCAACATGGACGGCGAGGTGCTCGGCATCGTCACCGCCATTCTCAATCCCACGCAGCAGCGCACCTTCATCGGCATCGGTTTTGCGGTGCCCATCGAGAACGCGGCCTCGGCCGCGGGCTCGCCGCCGTTCTAG
- a CDS encoding spermidine synthase: MATSKTPVLPEVNFSDWGDIRYLHLGTEWVQGSMKLDAPFEIELEYVQRMMAWLLFADAKSLASRHAMQLGLGAATLTKFCRKTLRMRTTAVELNPQVVSACRGWFKLPADDPKLRVVIADAAQEIRKPEWQGTVDALQVDLYDHEAAAPVLDSEGFYADCRALLTEDGCMTVNLFGRSSSYERSLEKIAGAFGADAVWAFKPTREGNTVVLAQRTPSRPKREVLAERAQTIQTRWALPAPKWLRVFKPLNPT, from the coding sequence ATGGCCACGAGCAAAACTCCCGTTCTTCCCGAAGTCAATTTTTCCGACTGGGGCGACATCCGCTACCTGCACCTGGGCACCGAATGGGTCCAGGGCTCGATGAAGCTCGACGCACCGTTCGAGATCGAACTCGAATACGTGCAGCGCATGATGGCCTGGCTGCTGTTCGCCGATGCGAAGAGCCTGGCGAGCCGCCATGCGATGCAGCTCGGCCTCGGCGCGGCCACGCTCACCAAGTTCTGCCGCAAGACCCTGCGCATGCGCACCACCGCGGTGGAACTGAATCCACAGGTGGTGTCGGCCTGCCGCGGCTGGTTCAAGCTGCCGGCCGACGACCCGAAGCTGCGCGTGGTCATTGCCGATGCGGCGCAGGAGATCCGCAAGCCCGAATGGCAGGGCACGGTCGATGCGCTGCAGGTCGACCTGTACGACCATGAAGCCGCCGCGCCGGTGCTCGACAGCGAAGGCTTCTATGCCGATTGCCGTGCGCTGCTCACCGAGGACGGCTGCATGACGGTCAACCTCTTCGGCCGCTCGTCGAGCTACGAGCGCAGCCTCGAGAAGATCGCCGGCGCATTCGGTGCCGACGCGGTCTGGGCCTTCAAGCCGACGCGCGAAGGCAACACGGTGGTGCTGGCGCAGCGCACACCCAGCAGGCCCAAGCGCGAAGTCCTTGCCGAGCGCGCCCAAACGATCCAGACTCGATGGGCCCTGCCCGCGCCCAAATGGCTGCGCGTGTTCAAACCGCTGAATCCCACCTGA
- a CDS encoding TatD family hydrolase, whose protein sequence is MAVFVDTHCHLDAPEFGAEMPLIRARAAERGVALCVIPAVAVFNFATVRGLAKAQGDAYALGIHPLCTGNAQEADLEALDAELATRRGDPRLVAVGEIGLDYFVGGLDSDKQQHFFHTQLQLARKYDLPVLIHVRRSVDKVLKHLRQTAAGRPWHGIAHAFNGSEQQARACIDIGLKLGFGGAVTFERALQLRRLAATLPLESMVMETDAPDIQPHWLYRTQAQRAAGEAQGRNEPGELPRIAEVVAQLRGIGIGELAEATTRNALAALPRLESLLSLSEGRPPTA, encoded by the coding sequence ATGGCTGTTTTTGTCGATACCCACTGCCACCTCGATGCGCCCGAATTCGGTGCGGAAATGCCGCTCATCCGTGCGCGGGCCGCCGAACGCGGTGTGGCGCTGTGCGTGATTCCCGCCGTGGCGGTCTTCAACTTTGCGACCGTGCGCGGGCTGGCGAAGGCGCAGGGCGATGCCTATGCGCTGGGCATCCACCCGCTGTGCACCGGCAATGCACAGGAAGCCGACCTGGAAGCGCTCGACGCCGAACTGGCGACGCGCCGCGGCGATCCGCGGCTGGTCGCGGTCGGCGAGATCGGGCTCGACTACTTCGTGGGAGGCCTGGACAGCGACAAGCAGCAGCATTTTTTTCACACTCAGTTGCAACTCGCGCGCAAATACGATCTGCCGGTGCTGATCCACGTGCGCCGCTCGGTCGACAAGGTGCTCAAGCATCTGCGGCAGACCGCGGCCGGCCGGCCATGGCATGGCATTGCCCATGCATTCAACGGCAGCGAGCAGCAGGCCAGGGCCTGCATCGACATCGGCCTGAAGCTGGGCTTCGGCGGCGCCGTGACCTTCGAGCGCGCGTTGCAGCTGCGCCGGCTGGCCGCCACGCTGCCGCTCGAATCGATGGTGATGGAAACCGATGCGCCCGACATCCAGCCGCATTGGCTCTACCGCACGCAGGCGCAGCGCGCGGCCGGCGAAGCGCAGGGCCGCAACGAGCCGGGCGAACTGCCGCGCATCGCCGAAGTGGTGGCGCAACTGCGCGGCATCGGCATCGGCGAACTGGCCGAGGCCACCACCCGCAATGCACTCGCGGCGCTGCCACGGCTCGAAAGCCTTCTTTCCTTGTCGGAAGGCCGGCCGCCCACCGCGTAG
- the paaI gene encoding hydroxyphenylacetyl-CoA thioesterase PaaI — protein sequence MTEPTRTPQQTAEYVRDGMFENDNASKGLGMRIVEVGPGQATLEMRVRTDMLNGHAICHGGFMATLADSSFAFACNSYNELTVASGFSIDFIAPAREGDVLTARCFELSKAGRTGVYDTEITNQRGERVAMFRGRSYTAKGRPAVAA from the coding sequence ATGACCGAACCCACCCGCACCCCCCAGCAGACCGCCGAGTACGTTCGCGACGGCATGTTCGAGAACGACAACGCCAGCAAGGGCCTCGGCATGCGCATCGTCGAGGTCGGCCCCGGCCAGGCCACGCTCGAAATGCGCGTGCGCACCGACATGCTCAACGGCCACGCCATCTGCCACGGCGGCTTCATGGCCACGCTGGCCGATTCCAGCTTTGCCTTCGCCTGCAATTCGTACAACGAGCTGACCGTGGCCTCGGGCTTTTCCATCGACTTCATTGCACCGGCGCGCGAAGGCGACGTGCTCACCGCGCGCTGCTTCGAATTGTCGAAAGCCGGCCGCACCGGCGTGTACGACACCGAAATCACCAACCAGCGCGGCGAGCGCGTCGCGATGTTTCGCGGCCGCTCCTACACCGCCAAGGGCCGCCCCGCCGTTGCCGCCTGA
- a CDS encoding DNA-deoxyinosine glycosylase, whose amino-acid sequence MNPPAAPDPGIVLAGLAPIVSPATVVLILGSFPGVRSLELQQYYAHPQNQFWKILQAVWPRHPLPVGADSYPEKKEWLLDRGLGVWDVYAACEREGSLDSAIRAPVANDIAGLHLPRLAAIAHNGGESFKHARHTRTLGVPVYQLPSTSPANASWSFERKLAAWREVFVAHHLL is encoded by the coding sequence ATGAATCCTCCAGCCGCACCCGATCCTGGCATCGTGCTCGCGGGCCTTGCGCCCATCGTCTCGCCCGCCACCGTCGTACTGATATTGGGCAGCTTCCCGGGCGTCCGGTCGCTCGAACTGCAGCAGTACTATGCGCATCCGCAAAATCAGTTCTGGAAAATCTTGCAAGCCGTGTGGCCCCGCCATCCGCTCCCCGTGGGCGCAGACAGTTATCCCGAGAAGAAAGAGTGGCTGCTCGATCGCGGCCTGGGCGTATGGGACGTGTACGCCGCCTGCGAGCGCGAGGGCAGCTTGGACTCCGCCATTCGCGCGCCCGTGGCCAACGACATCGCGGGCCTGCACCTGCCCCGTCTCGCCGCCATCGCCCACAACGGCGGCGAGAGCTTCAAGCACGCGCGCCATACGCGCACCCTGGGGGTGCCGGTTTACCAGCTGCCTTCCACCAGTCCCGCCAACGCGTCGTGGAGCTTCGAGCGCAAGCTCGCAGCCTGGCGCGAGGTCTTTGTCGCCCACCACCTTCTTTGA